AGACCCACACAACAGGGGCGCGGGCGTGGCAGCCTCCGACAGTTCAGCTTCGAAGACATCGTGCGCCTGCAGGCGCTTGAGATTCTAGTCAACGCTTATGGGATCACCCCGACGCGCGCCGCAAGGATGCTTGCCGAGGTCTGGCCACAGCGCTTTAGCGGGAGAGAGCGACTGCTGGTGATCCGACCGGAATCTACAGTACGCGGCGTCAAACTCGAACCTATCAAACTACCGCTCTCGGAGATTGCGGCGGCGGCAGGCACGCGCGTCCAGAAGGTGTTGGCGAACTACCGTGAGAAGAAACGTGGCCGGCCAGCCGGTTGGTCGGAGAAATTTACTGGTTCGCTGGCCAAGGTCTCTAAGTCCTTACAAGGGGTGAGCGACGACGAGATCGACGAGGAAATCGCCAATTATCGTCGCGCCCGCCGCACCAGGAAATTTGATGGCGCGC
The Acidobacteriota bacterium genome window above contains:
- a CDS encoding MerR family transcriptional regulator, with translation MENLSLKVGQVAAALNISAKRLQNNVDAGYLRPTQQGRGRGSLRQFSFEDIVRLQALEILVNAYGITPTRAARMLAEVWPQRFSGRERLLVIRPESTVRGVKLEPIKLPLSEIAAAAGTRVQKVLANYREKKRGRPAGWSEKFTGSLAKVSKSLQGVSDDEIDEEIANYRRARRTRKFDGAPTKIIDEKIK